The Strix aluco isolate bStrAlu1 chromosome 21, bStrAlu1.hap1, whole genome shotgun sequence sequence CCACAGCTCGAAAACGAGCTCAAACCATTCGTTTCAGCTACTATGCTGTAGTTGGCTTAAGGGATGATAAATTCTGCCTCATGTGGCGCATTGGTGATTTCCGGCCAAATCACATGGTTGAGGGGTCTGTGCGAGCTCAGCTTCTGCGCTACAAGGAAGACAAGGAGGGGAGAATGACGATGGAATACAAGGACTTGAAGTTGCTAAATGACCAGATCATACTTGTTACACCAGTGACAGTCGTGCATGAAATCGATAGTGAGAGCCCCTTGTATGGTCTAGACCGGAAAGCTCTGGCCAAGGACAACTTTGAAATCTTGGTCACGTTTGTCTACACAGGTGATTCAACAGGAACTTCACATCAGTCAAGAAGCTCATATGTCCCCAGAGAGATTCTTTGGGGCCACAGGTTTAATGATGTCTTACAcgtaaagaaaaaatactataagGTGGATTGCTTACAGTTTGAAGAAACCACAGAAGTTTATGCTCCTCACTGCAGTGCCATGCAACTGGATCGGAAGGAGCAAGAATGGAACCGAACCGAGAAGACACGGGAAAAAGAAGCAGAGACATCGGCACTGGAGATCAAGTCATTTAGTACTAACCAAAAGTCATTTAGTGCCGTTGCTCTCATCACTAGTTGTGAAGATCCA is a genomic window containing:
- the KCNJ16 gene encoding inward rectifier potassium channel 16; translated protein: MRKMTEQSGRYRPVNIQGSKISYQGTCQESPEMGMKRLQNRFLHKDGSCNVYFKHIFGEWESYVVDIFTTLVDIKWRHMFVIFSLSYILSWLFFGLVFWLIAIQHGDLFNDEEITPCVANVHSFTGAFLFSLETQTTIGYGYRCVTEECSVAILMVILQSVLSCIIDTFIIGAALAKMATARKRAQTIRFSYYAVVGLRDDKFCLMWRIGDFRPNHMVEGSVRAQLLRYKEDKEGRMTMEYKDLKLLNDQIILVTPVTVVHEIDSESPLYGLDRKALAKDNFEILVTFVYTGDSTGTSHQSRSSYVPREILWGHRFNDVLHVKKKYYKVDCLQFEETTEVYAPHCSAMQLDRKEQEWNRTEKTREKEAETSALEIKSFSTNQKSFSAVALITSCEDPEDPLTGVHQPSGEISYQKAAVTLSRLSIESQI